From Armatimonadota bacterium, one genomic window encodes:
- a CDS encoding site-specific DNA-methyltransferase — protein sequence MSECTCQHCGHRFAAERVAKHRVACGDATNQPDLAALIAGEACELLACDPPYNVALDYGDESDDNRSAKAYREFTRRWFDAARALSERQIVTPGCNNLGMWLRLYQPYHVAPWTKANAMTNGKVSRFWCWEPILFFGEKWPRTRANDIFDFPAGTHKDTGGHPCPKPVRMWADLLTHYCAAAGPVLDCFLGSGTTLIAGEQTNRRVLGMDISPAYVDVAILRWRKLTDRQPVLAATGQTYQEVRGERLG from the coding sequence ATGTCTGAGTGCACTTGCCAGCATTGCGGGCATCGGTTCGCGGCCGAGCGGGTGGCGAAGCATCGGGTGGCCTGTGGCGACGCAACCAATCAGCCTGACCTTGCGGCGCTTATTGCCGGCGAGGCCTGCGAACTGCTCGCCTGCGACCCGCCATACAACGTCGCGCTGGACTACGGCGACGAGAGCGACGATAACCGGAGCGCCAAGGCGTACCGCGAGTTCACGCGCCGGTGGTTTGACGCGGCGCGGGCCCTGAGCGAACGCCAGATCGTAACCCCCGGCTGCAATAACCTCGGCATGTGGCTGCGGCTGTACCAGCCCTACCATGTCGCGCCCTGGACGAAAGCCAACGCGATGACCAATGGCAAGGTTTCCCGCTTCTGGTGCTGGGAGCCGATATTGTTCTTCGGCGAAAAGTGGCCGCGCACCCGCGCCAACGACATCTTCGACTTCCCCGCCGGTACCCACAAGGACACCGGCGGCCATCCTTGCCCCAAGCCGGTGCGCATGTGGGCGGACTTGCTGACCCACTACTGTGCTGCGGCGGGGCCGGTGCTCGACTGCTTCCTCGGTTCCGGCACCACGCTCATCGCCGGCGAACAGACCAACCGGCGCGTGCTGGGCATGGACATCTCGCCTGCCTATGTCGATGTCGCCATCCTGCGCTGGAGGAAGCTAACCGACCGCCAGCCGGTCCTGGCCGCGACCGGACAAACCTACCAGGAGGTGCGCGGTGAGCGACTTGGTTGA
- a CDS encoding ParB/Srx family N-terminal domain-containing protein, with product MDTISLIPNPRNPNHHPDSQVRLLARIIKEQGWRAPITVSNRSGFIVRGHARLLAAQLAGWEQVPVDRQSYATEAEEWADLIADNRLAELAERDDEALLRMLRDCESEQVLNLSGYDDEAMMALLASVNAMQPKGDELVEVEPPEPPAQPVTQPGDIWLLGRVVACPRCGRLTDV from the coding sequence GTGGACACCATCTCGCTGATCCCCAATCCCCGCAATCCCAACCACCATCCCGACAGCCAGGTCCGGCTGCTGGCCCGGATCATCAAGGAGCAAGGATGGCGAGCGCCGATCACCGTCAGCAACCGCAGCGGCTTCATCGTACGCGGCCACGCGCGCCTGCTGGCGGCGCAGTTGGCGGGCTGGGAGCAGGTGCCGGTTGATCGCCAGAGCTATGCCACCGAAGCCGAGGAGTGGGCCGACCTGATCGCCGACAACCGGTTGGCGGAACTGGCCGAGCGTGACGATGAGGCGCTCTTGCGGATGCTGCGGGACTGCGAGTCGGAGCAGGTACTCAACCTGAGCGGCTACGACGACGAGGCGATGATGGCGCTGCTGGCCAGCGTTAATGCGATGCAGCCGAAAGGCGATGAGCTGGTTGAGGTGGAGCCGCCCGAGCCGCCCGCGCAGCCGGTGACCCAGCCTGGCGATATCTGGCTGCTGGGCCGGGTGGTAGCATGTCCGCGCTGTGGGAGGCTGACCGATGTCTGA
- a CDS encoding DNA methyltransferase, which translates to MAALMAGEKARLLACDPPYGVSYDGNQHRREVSPTQHGGGVIYDPIENDDLDGEALERFLAAAFGAAVAHTTEEAAWYVWHASRTRPHFLAALAAAGVTIHQEIVWVKEGFQFGRADYHWQHEPCLYGWRERHRFLGERNQSTVWQIPRHSEHEHPTTKPVALWAIPMRNHLQPGEIALDLFLGSGTAVIAAEQVGCRAFALELSPAYVDVAVRRWSRLTDREPILEATGQPFGEVASARGVAVAE; encoded by the coding sequence GTGGCAGCGCTAATGGCGGGGGAGAAGGCGAGGCTGCTCGCCTGTGACCCACCATACGGCGTAAGTTATGACGGCAACCAGCACCGCCGAGAAGTCAGTCCGACGCAGCATGGCGGGGGCGTCATCTATGACCCCATCGAGAACGACGACCTCGACGGCGAAGCCTTGGAGCGGTTTCTCGCCGCGGCGTTTGGCGCCGCCGTCGCCCACACCACGGAGGAGGCCGCATGGTATGTCTGGCACGCCAGCCGCACCCGGCCCCATTTCCTCGCCGCCCTCGCGGCGGCGGGGGTCACGATTCATCAGGAGATCGTGTGGGTCAAGGAGGGCTTCCAGTTCGGGCGGGCCGATTACCACTGGCAGCACGAGCCATGTCTGTACGGTTGGCGAGAGCGCCACCGTTTCCTCGGTGAGCGCAACCAGTCGACGGTGTGGCAGATCCCCCGGCACAGCGAGCATGAGCATCCGACGACCAAGCCGGTGGCGCTGTGGGCCATTCCCATGCGCAACCACCTGCAGCCGGGAGAGATCGCGCTGGACCTGTTCCTGGGCAGCGGCACCGCAGTGATCGCGGCGGAGCAAGTCGGCTGTCGCGCCTTCGCGCTGGAACTGAGCCCGGCCTACGTTGATGTCGCCGTGCGCCGCTGGTCTAGACTCACGGACCGAGAGCCGATCCTGGAAGCGACGGGGCAGCCGTTCGGCGAAGTCGCGTCTGCGCGCGGCGTAGCGGTAGCGGAATGA